A single Acidobacteriota bacterium DNA region contains:
- a CDS encoding molybdopterin-dependent oxidoreductase: MSDEQQTQTVESPAQGEETLTSACILDCPDACGLEVTVAPGEAGRRRVTHIGGVQNGHPTTQGFICRKVGRFAERLEHRDRLLYPLRRTGPKGSGSFERISWDDALGEIARRLEEITDRWGGEAVLPCHYGGSNGALSDGFLDYHFFAHLGASRLDRTICAAPTSAVDRAMYGMMPGVAYEDYADSQAILVWGANPKASSIHHVPFLRQAKQNGAFITVIDPVRNFSSREVDLHLPVRPGADLPLALGMIHRWQQLGALDRDFLDQHAVGLEPLLAAAADWPPERAAEEAGVPVADLLECADRFAAASPAAVRCGWGLERNRNGGQAVAAVLAIPALLGKFGQRGSGYTLSNSKAGGFTRPPELQIPAWNTREINQSRLGLALVGEEEPALDPPVQALVVYNCNPLVTVPDQHRMLRGLEREDLFTVVSEQVMTDTALYADIVLPATTMLEHRDIRVGYGAYVVGASHQVVEPPGEARSNVETFAALGRAMGWDAPIFQLDDDSAFEAVVPHVHRAGQAVDPEILARGGQQNFDFPGSSPVQFDTVHPATPDGKIHLTPECLGPEPYRYVPPGTEDPDDTTLGGRGADAQADGPLTLITPATSELLNSTFGEFSLDQLTATLHPDEAASRNLAAGAPVRVHNRLGEVHCHLRLDPRVRPGVVVIPKGAWRRSSQNTYTSTALCPAHVNRVAGGACYNDARVEVEGV, from the coding sequence ACGGTGGAGAGCCCTGCCCAGGGCGAGGAGACCCTCACTTCCGCCTGCATCCTCGACTGTCCCGACGCCTGTGGCCTGGAGGTCACGGTGGCCCCGGGGGAAGCCGGGCGGCGGCGGGTGACCCATATCGGCGGGGTCCAGAACGGTCACCCCACTACCCAGGGCTTCATCTGCCGCAAGGTCGGCCGTTTCGCTGAACGCCTGGAGCATCGCGACCGCCTGCTCTATCCCCTCCGCCGCACCGGCCCCAAGGGCTCCGGCAGCTTCGAGCGCATCTCCTGGGACGACGCCCTGGGGGAGATCGCTCGCCGCTTGGAAGAGATTACCGACCGCTGGGGCGGCGAGGCCGTGCTCCCTTGCCACTACGGCGGCTCCAACGGTGCCTTGAGCGACGGCTTCCTCGACTACCACTTCTTCGCCCACCTCGGCGCCTCCCGCCTCGATCGCACCATCTGCGCCGCTCCTACCAGTGCCGTGGATCGTGCCATGTACGGCATGATGCCCGGCGTCGCCTACGAGGACTACGCCGACTCCCAGGCCATCCTCGTCTGGGGCGCCAACCCCAAGGCTTCGAGCATTCACCACGTCCCCTTTCTGCGCCAGGCGAAGCAGAACGGCGCCTTCATCACGGTCATCGACCCGGTGCGCAATTTTTCTAGCCGCGAGGTCGACCTCCACCTGCCCGTCCGACCCGGTGCCGACCTGCCCCTGGCTCTGGGGATGATCCACCGCTGGCAGCAGCTGGGGGCTCTCGATCGGGATTTCTTGGACCAGCACGCTGTCGGCCTCGAGCCCCTCCTCGCCGCTGCGGCAGACTGGCCGCCGGAGCGCGCTGCCGAGGAGGCCGGCGTGCCGGTGGCGGATCTCCTGGAATGCGCCGATCGCTTTGCCGCGGCGAGCCCGGCGGCGGTGCGCTGCGGTTGGGGCTTGGAGCGCAACCGCAACGGTGGTCAGGCGGTGGCGGCGGTGCTGGCGATCCCTGCCCTGTTGGGCAAGTTCGGCCAGCGGGGCAGCGGCTATACCTTGAGCAACAGCAAGGCCGGCGGCTTCACCCGCCCGCCGGAGCTGCAGATTCCCGCCTGGAACACGCGCGAGATCAATCAGAGCCGCCTAGGGCTCGCGCTGGTGGGGGAGGAGGAGCCCGCCCTCGACCCGCCGGTGCAGGCGCTGGTGGTCTACAACTGCAATCCCCTGGTGACGGTGCCGGACCAGCACCGCATGCTCCGCGGCCTGGAGCGGGAGGACCTCTTCACCGTCGTTTCCGAGCAGGTGATGACCGACACCGCTCTCTACGCCGACATCGTTCTCCCCGCTACCACCATGCTCGAGCATCGGGACATCCGCGTTGGCTACGGGGCCTACGTGGTCGGCGCCAGCCACCAGGTCGTGGAGCCCCCGGGGGAGGCCCGCTCCAACGTCGAAACCTTCGCCGCCCTCGGCCGCGCCATGGGCTGGGACGCTCCCATCTTCCAGCTCGACGACGACTCCGCCTTCGAGGCGGTGGTGCCCCACGTGCACCGCGCCGGCCAGGCGGTGGATCCGGAGATCCTCGCCCGCGGTGGCCAGCAGAATTTCGATTTTCCCGGCTCCAGCCCCGTGCAGTTCGACACCGTCCACCCCGCCACCCCCGACGGCAAGATCCATCTCACGCCGGAGTGCTTGGGCCCCGAGCCCTACCGCTACGTGCCCCCCGGCACCGAGGATCCCGACGACACCACCCTCGGCGGCCGCGGCGCCGACGCCCAAGCCGACGGCCCCCTCACCCTCATCACCCCAGCCACCAGCGAGCTGCTCAACAGCACCTTCGGCGAGTTCAGCCTCGACCAACTCACCGCCACCCTCCACCCCGACGAAGCCGCCTCCCGCAACCTAGCCGCCGGCGCCCCCGTTCGCGTCCACAACCGCCTCGGCGAGGTCCACTGCCACCTCCGTCTCGACCCCCGCGTCCGCCCCGGCGTCGTCGTCATCCCCAAAGGCGCCTGGCGCCGCTCCTCCCAAAACACCTACACCTCCACCGCCCTCTGCCCTGCCCACGTGAATCGCGTGGCGGGTGGAGCTTGTTACAACGATGCGCGGGTGGAGGTGGAAGGGGTTTGA